One Streptomyces formicae genomic window, TGCGGGCCAAGGTGATGGGGCGCATCGACCTCATCCGCTCCGGGCAGACCGTTCCGGAGAACGACGTCACGCAGGACGTGGCGGCGGGCGAGGCCTGAACCACCGCGCCGTCGGCGTGAGTTGACCGTACGAGGGCGGGCCGCGACATTTTCTGTCGCGGCCCGCCCTCGTTCTCCCCGTTCTCCCCTCCGGTCACTCGAACGTGCTAATTCACGGCCGCCGGGCTCTGGCCGCGATGCCACCGTTCTACTCTCCGGAGCTGGAACGGTGAGGAGAACTCCATGCGGTCGGTGCCGGCGTGGGCCCGCGTGTACATCCTGTGCGTCGCCCTGACGGGCGCCGCCTGCGCCGTGCCCGCGCTCGGCGCGCGCACGCCGTGGCCCGCCGTCGCCCTGCTCGCGGTGCTCTACGCCGGGTGCGAGCAGATCACCCGGTGCCGCTTCGTCGGCCGCCGTGCCCCGCGCGGTCTCGGCACCTTCTTCCCCGTGCTGCTCGCCGGGGTCTTCCTGCTGCCTCCTTCGGCCGCCGCCCTCGTCGCCGTGCCCGGCGCGCTGCTCGCCCGCGTCGAGCGGCATCCCCGGTGGGTGCGCAGGCTCTGGCGCGCGGCCCAACTCGCCGTCGCCGCCTGGGTGTCGGCCCGCGTCTTCGAGGCGCTCGGCGGTCCCGGGGCCTGCGCGGCGCCCGACTTCCCCTACGTCCTGGCTCCCGCGGGAGCCACCGTGCTCGCGTTCTCCGCCGTGCTCGCCGCCCTGGACGGCGGGGTCGCCGTGACCGCCGAGCGGGTGCCCGCGCGCCTGGCCTGGCGGGGGCTCTTCCCGCGCGCGCTCGCGCCCGTCGCGGTGCACGGCCTCGCCGGTCTGATGATGGCGGTCCTGTGGACCAGTCCGTACGGCCCCGCGGCCGGGCTGCTCGTGCTGCTTCCGATGGGCGTCTCCTGCTGGGTGTTCGCGCAGTACCACCGCGAGCGCGCCGCCCACCAGGCCACCATCAGGGCGCTCGTTCAGGCCGTCGACCTCAAGGACAAGTACACCCGCGGCCACAGCGAACGGGTCGGCCGCGCCTCGGTGCTCATCGCCAGGGAACTGGGCATGGGCGACGACCGCGTGGAGGTGCTCCGGTTCGCGGGCATCCTGCACGACGTCGGCAAACTCGGCGTACCCACCCGGCTGTTGCGCAAGGAAGGACCCCTGACGCCGGAGGAGCGCCGCGTCATCGAGCTGCATCCCGAGTACGGACACGAGATGGTGCGCGGCATCGGATTCCTGGGGGACGCGCGGGCGGCGATCCTGCACCACCACGAGCGGATCGACGGGAGCGGCTATCCGTACGGCCTCGCCGGGGCGCAGATCCCCGAGTCCGCCCGGGTGGTGGCCGTCGCGGACGCGTTCGACGCGATGACGTCCACGCGGTCCTACCGGCGGGCCCGGCCCGTGCCGGTGGCCTTGGAGGAGCTGACCCGGTGCGCGGGCGCGCAGTTCGACCCCGCGATGGTCGGGGCGCTGGCGCGGGCGCTGGAGCGGTACGGGTGGCATCCCGAGGTCACCTCGGACGTCCCCGGCCAGGCGGGGCCCGTGCCGCCCGCGCCGACGGTGTCCGCGCCCGCGGTGCCCGGTTCGGCCCCGCGGTGAGTTCCCGCCTGCCCACGGCGGCGACGGCGCTCGCCGGGCTGCTCGCCGTGCTGTCACTCGCCTGGACCCTCTGGCACGGCGTCACCGAGGGGCGGACCGCGTTCGCCTTCGGGGTGCTCGTCGCACTCGGGGAGCTGGCCCGGTGGGGGAGCGTGCGGGACCGGGAGCCCGCGCCGCTCGGGGCCGCGGGGGCCCTGGCGTACGCCCTGCTCGGGGAGAACGCGGGACAGCCCACGCACCACGGCGCCCCGCAGGTGATCGCCGTGGTCGTCGCGGCCGCGCTGGTGGGCGCCGTGCCGCACGTGGCGCTCGGCAAGGGGCCCTCGCCCGACCACATGGCGCGCCGCGTGCTGACCGTCGGGTTCGCCGCCGTGTGCTTCCAACCCCTGTACAACTCGGGCAAGTTGAAGGAGTGGGTCGGCCACGGGCCCTCCTTCGCGCTCGTCATGGTCGCGCTGCTCGTCCTGACCGCGCTCTGCGACGCCGTGCTCGCCGCGACCACGGCGCACGCCCGCACCGGCTGGCCGTTCGGCCCGCTCCTGAGGGACGAGCTGCGGGCCATGCTCGGCATCGGCTCCGCGGTGTGCGCGACCGGCGCGGTGATGGCGCTCGCGGTGGCCGTCGCGGGGCTCTGGGCGCTGCCGGTGTTCAGCATCCCGCTGCTGCTCACCCAGCTGTCCTTCCGGCGGTACGCGGCCGTGCGCGCGACCTACCGGCAGACCATCGCGTCCCTGGCCAGGGCGACGGAGATCGCCGGATACACCCCGCAGGGGCACGCCCGCAGGGTCGCCGGGCTCAGCAGGGCCGTGGGGCGCGACCTCGGCCTGTCCGAGCCCGACCTCATCGTCCTGGAGCACGCGGCGCTGATGCACGACATCGGCCAGCTCTCCCTGGTCGACCCGGTCCCCGCGGGCGCCACCGCGGCCCTTCCCGAGACGGAACAGCGTCGGATAGCCCTGCTCGGCGGGGCCGTGGTGCGCCAGACCGGGGTGGACTCGGCGGTCGCCGTCGTCGTGGAGCGCCAGGCGGATCCGTACCGCGACCAGCCGCTCACCGCGCGAATTGTGCGTACCGCGAACGCGTACGACGAGATGGCGCGGGGAGAAGGACCCACAGGGTCGCTCGACGGCCCGCTGCAGGCCCTGGAACGGCTGCGCCTGGCCACAGGACGCGACTACCAGGCCGAAGTCGTGGAGTCCCTCGCCCGGGTCCTTTCGCGGGCGGGGAACGGGCGGGCCTGAGGCGGGCCGAGGCTGGGTAACCCATGGGTAATGAGCGGCCGTCCGACCGTACGTGGTTGGATGCGAAGAAGAGGGTGCACGGGGGCACGGACCCCGATGCCGCGCCCTCAGAGGATGTGTCTTCCGAAATCGTGACAGGCGGGAATCAGGCGGGAATCGTGAGGATCTTCGGCAAGGGACGGCACCGGCCCTCCGCCTCATGGCGGCAGGCGACCGACCGCGCGTTCACGCTGATCGGCGACGGCCGGTACGAGGACGCGGGGGCCCTGCTCACGCGCGCGGCGGATCTGGAGCCCTGGCTGTCCGAGTCCTGGTTCAATCTCGCGCTCCTGCACAAGTTCCGGCACGACTGGGAGCAGGCGCGGGCCGCGGGGCTGCGCGCCGTCGCGCTCCTGGACCGGTCGGCGGGCGCCCCCGACTGGTGGAACGTCGGCATCGCGGCGACCGCCCTCCAGGACTGGCCGCTGGCCCGCCGCGCCTGGCAGGCGTACGGCCTGAAGGTGCCCGGCGGGGTCGCGGCGTCCGGCGAGCCGACGGGCATGGACCTGGGCAGCGCGGCCGTGCGGCTCTCGCCGGAGGGCGAGGCGGAGGTCGTGTGGGGCCGCAGGCTCGACCCGGCCCGCATCGAGCTCCTGTCCATCCCGCTGCCCTCGTCGGGGCGGCGCTGGGGCGAGGTCGTGCTGCACGACGGCGTCCCGCACGGCGAGCGGACGACGGCGGCGGGCCACTCCTATCCCGTCTTCGACGAGATCGAGCTCTGGGCGCCCTCGCCCGTGCCCACCTGGGTGGTGCTCCTGGAGGCCGCCACCGAGGCCGACAGGGACGCCCTGGAGCAGCTCGCGTCCGACGCGGGCTTTGCCGCCGAGGACTGGTCGTCCTCGGTGCGGCTGCTCTGCCGGATGTGCTCCGAGTCCCGGATGCCGAGCGACGAGGGCGACGGCGAGCACCTGGACCCGCACGACCACAGCGAGCCGGGACACCCGGGCCCGCTCGGCCACCGCAGCCCGGGCGCGGTCTGGGTGCCCGAGCGCGAGTGCGGCATCGCGGCGCCCGCGGGCCTGGTGCGCGGCCTGCTCGACGGCTGGGTGGCGGACAGCCCGGACTCCCGCGACTGGCGGGACCTCGAAGAGGTCTGCTGACCCGAGGAGGTCCCCGGGCACTTCGCCGTAGGCTGTACCGGCACAAACTCTTGAGGGCTTCAAGGAAGGCGTACGGCGGACATGGCGCAGGACACTGAGCAGCAGACCTCCGGCGGGGTGCTCCCCGTCGACGACGAGGGCTTCGTCATCGACACGGAGGACTGCGAGGAGCGCGAGACGGCCTACCGCGAGCGCGGCACGTCGCGGCCGATCACGGTCGTCGGCAATCCGGTCCTGCACAAGGAGTGCAAGGACGTCACCGCCTTCGACGACGACCTCGCGAAGCTGATCGACGACATGTTCGCGACCCAGCGCGTGGCGCAGGGCGTGGGCGTGGCCGCCAACCAGGTCGGCGTCGACCTGAAGGTGTTCGTCTACGACTGCATGGACGACGAGGGCGTGCGCCACGTCGGCGTGGTCTGCAACCCGGTCCTCCAGGAGCTGCCCGCCGAGCGGCGCAGCCTGGACGACTCGGGCGAGGGCTGCCTCTCCGTGCCGACCGCCTACGCCCCGCTGGCCCGCCCGGACTACGCCGAGGTGACCGGGCAGGACGAGAAGGGCAACCCCATCAAGGTGCGCGGCACGGGCTACTTCGCGCGCTGCCTGCAGCACGAGACGGACCACCTGTACGGCTACCTGTACATCGACCGTCTCTCCAAGCGGGAGCGCAAGGACGCGCTGCGGCAGATGGAAGAGGGCACGCCGCGCTACCCCGTGGTGCCGAACGACTGACGTGCGCCACGCCTGAGGGGCGTGGGAACCGCGTGACACGAGCGGCCCCTGGTCGGGAACTACTCCCTGACCAGGGGCCGTTGTCGTGGGCCGATCGGATGTGCGAGCAGAACCGGCTGCCGGTGATCCATATTCAGTCACGTAAGGGGAGGTTCTCGGCACTGGGGGGTAGTGAATGGCGCAAATCTGTTCCCTGAACGGTCAGTTGTGGTGCTGAATGGAAAGCGCGGGGATACGCAACGGCGCGCGCCCGGTACGGCGGGAGGGGCGTGCGTCCACAAGCGGCTGAAAGGGGTTCGTCCGTGCCTGCATATTCCGGGAGCACTTCACAGACACAGCCACCCACACAGACGGTATCGGTCCCACCGGCGCTGGCCGTTCCGGTGATCGAGGCAGCGTTTCCTCGCCGTCTGCATCCGTATTGGCCAAAGCTTCAGGAGAAGTCCAGGACCTGGCTCCGCGAAATGCGGCTCATGCCCCCGGACAAGGTCGAGCGGTACGCGGACAGCCTCTGCTACACCGACCTGGTGGCGGGCTACTACATTGGCGCGCCGGACGAGTTGCTCACCGCGATAGCGGACCTCAGCAGCTGGTTCTTCGCATGGGACGACCGGCACGACAGGGACTCGGTGCACGGCAGGACGGCACAGTGGCGGTGGCTGTGCCGGGGCCTGCACGGGACCCTCAACGAACCGCGCACGTACCTGCACCACGGGGACCCGTTGGTCGCGGGGTTCGCCGACTGCGTCCTGCGGCTCTACTCGTTCCTCGGTCCCAGCTGGAACGCCAGGTTCGCCCGGCACTTCCACCCGGTGATCGACGCGTACGACGAGGAGTTCAGGAACCGGCGCGCCGGCACGGTGCCCACGGTCGAGGCGTACGTCGAGCTGCGCCGCCTCACGTTCGCGCACTGGGCGTGGATCGATCTGCTCGAACCCACCGCGCGCCGCGAACTGCCGCGCCCCGTGAGGAAACACCCCGCATACCGGCGGGCGGCCCTTGCGACCCAGGACTTCTCGGCCTGGTACAACGACCTGTGCTCGCTCCCGAAAGAACTCGCGGGAGACGAACTGCACAATCTCGGAATCAGCCTCATCCACCATGAGGGAATGACGCTCGAACAGGCCGTGGCGGAGGTCCACAGGCGCGTCACGCGATGCGTCACGGAATTCATGGCGGCCGAGGAGGAAGTGCATTCATTCGCCGCTCAATTGGCGGACGGAACCGTCGAGGGAAGGAAACTCGCGGACACCGTGGAATCATGCGTCTTCAATATGCGGAACTGGTTCTCTTCCGTCTATTGGTTCCATCACGAATCCGGCCGCTATCGCGTCGACAGCTGGGACGACAGGTCCATACCCCCCTACGTCACGGAAGGCATCGTGGCGGAAAACGAACTGGTAGGTGAGGAATGAGCGTCGAATCCGCGATAACCGCCCCCGCCGCGTCAGGACAGGGCCCGCTGCGTACCCCGCCGCTCGTCGGCGGGGGAGCGCCCTTACTCGGCCACGCCTGGAACCTGGTGCGCGACCCGCTAGGCTTCCTCGCCGCGCTGCGTGACCACGGGGATCTCGTACGGATCAGGCTGGGGCCCAAGACGGCGTACGCGGTGTGCGATCCCGAACTGGTCGGCGCCCTCCTGAAGAACCCCGAGTACATCGTCGGAGGGCCGCTCTGGGACACCCTGGAGGTGCTCCTCGGCAAGGGCGTGGCGACCAGCAACGGCCGACTGCACCGGCGTCAGCGCCGCATGATGCAGCCCGCGTTCAGGCCCGAGCGGATCGCCGACTACGCCGAGGTGATGGAGGAGGAGGCGCGCGCCACGGCCGCCCGCTGGCAGCCGGGAAGCACCGTCGACGTCAGTGCGGAGATGTTCCGCACGGCGGTCCGGGTCGTCTCGCGCTCGCTCCTGGAGGTCGACTCCATCGGTGAGAAGGCGGACCGCATCAGCGAGTCGCTGCACACCGTCTTCGAGGGGCTCTACCGCCGGATGGTGCTCTCGGTCGGGCCGCTCTACCGCGTGCCGACCCCGGCCAACCGGCGCTTCGAGCGCGCGCTCGCCGATCTGCACGCGCTCGTCGACGAGATCGTCGCGGAGCGCCGTGCGGCAGGGCCCGGCGGCCCCGACGACCTGCTCGCGGAATTGCTGCGGGCCACGGACGAATCAGGGGCCCCCATAACCGATCAGGAGATCCACGACCACGTGGTTTCCCTGGTCGTCGCAGGAGCCGAGAATGTGGCCTCGACACTGGCGTGGGCGTTCCATCTGCTGACCGAACACCCCGAGCAGGAAAGGCGGTTGGTTGAAGAGGTAAATTCCGTCACGCAGGGGCGGGCGATCACATTCGCGGACCTGGGCGAGCTGCCGCACCTCCGCAATGTCGTCACGGAGGCCATGCGTATACGGCCCGCGGCTTGGATATTCACCCGCAGGTCCGTGGCCGAAACCGAGCTGGGCGGCTATCGCATTCCGGCGGACGCCGACATCGTCTACAGCGTGTACGCGATGCAGCGCGACCCGCGTTCCTTCGAGCGGCACTTGGAGTTCGACCCGGACCGCTGGAATCCGGAACGCGCTTCGGAGGTCCCCGAGTTCGCGATGATGCCGTTCAGTGTCGGCAACCGAAAGTGCCCCGGCGACCACTTCAGCCTCGCTGAACTGGCCCTGATCCTGGGCACGGTGATCCCGAAATGGCGCCTGACACCGGTCGGGGAGACCGACACCGGAACCAAGATCGGCATCACGCTGCACCCCAAGCGGCTCGTCCTGCGGGCCGACCCGCGCTGAACGAGCGGTGTGCCCACCCCGCCCCCCGTGACGGGGCGGGCACACCGGGGCCCGGTTGCGCCAGACTCAGAATTCGTCGTCGAAGGAGACCGAACCCTCGACCGCGACCTGGTACGCGGAGGGCCGCCGCTCGAAGAAGTTGGTCAGCTCCTGCACGCCCTGCAACTCCATGAAGGAGAAGGGGTTCTCCGAGCCGTAGACCGGCGCGAAGCCGAGCCGCTGCAGGCGCTGGTCGGCGACGCACTGCAGGTACTCGCGCATCGAGTCCGTGTTCATGCCGGGCAGGCCATCGCCGCACAGGTCGCGGGCGAACTGCAGCTCGGCCTCGACGGCCTCCTTGAGCATGTCCGTGACCTGGTCCTGGAGCGCGTCGTCGAAGAGCTCGGGCTCCTCCTTGCGGACGGTGTCGACCACGTCGAAGGCGAAGCTCATGTGCATCGTCTCGTCACGGAACACCCAGTTGGTGCCGGTCGCGAGGCCGTGCAGCAGACCGCGGCTGCGGAACCAGTAGACGTACGCGAAGGCGCCGTAGAAGAAGAGGCCCTCGATGCACGCGGCGAAGCAGATGAGGTTGAGCAGGAAGCGGCGGCGGTCGGCCTGCGTCTCCAGGCGGTCCAGCTTCTCGACCTCGTTGATCCACTTGAAGCAGAACTCGGCCTTCTCCCGGATCGAGGGGATCTCCTCGACCGCGTCGAAGGCGGCGGCGCGGTCCTCCGGGTCGGGCAGGTAGGTGTCGAGCAGCGTCAGGTAGAACTGGACGTGCACGGCCTCCTCGAAGAGCTGACGGCTCAAGTAGAGCCGCGCCTCGGGGGAGTTGATGTGCTTGTAGAGCGTCAGCACCAGGTTGTTGGAGACGATCGAGTCACCCGTCGCGAAGAACGCGACCAGGCGGCCGATCATGTGCTGCTCGCCCGGCGAGAGCTTGGCGAGGTCGGCGACGTCCGAGTGGAGGTCGACCTCCTCGACGGTCCAGGTGTTCTTGATCGCGTCCCGGTAGCGCTCGTAGAAGTCCGGGTAGCGCATGGGACGCAGGGTCAGCTCGAAGCCCGGGTCGAGCAGGTTCTTCTCGGAGTTGGTGGTGGGCAGGGCTTCCGGCGCGGAGCGCTGTCCATCAGGGGTGGTGGTCGGGAGACGGGTGGGCATTACTGGCAGGCCTCGCAGGACTCGGGGTTTTCCAGGGAGCAGGCGACGGCGTCGGGGTCGGTCACCTGCTGGGGGACGGGGGCCGCGGCGGTGGCCTGGGAGCCGCCTGCCGCGCGGGCGATGCGCGTCGCCGGGCGCGAGCGCAGGTAGTACGTGGTCTTCAGGCCCCGCTGCCAGGCGTAGGCGTACATCGAGGAGAGCTTGCCGATGGTCGGCGTCTCCAGGAACAGGTTCAGGGACTGCGCCTGGTCGAGGAACGGGGTGCGGTCGGCCGCCATGTCGATCAGACCGCGCTGCGGGATCTCCCACGCGGTGCGGTACAGCGCGCGGACCTCCTCGGGGATCCAACTGAAGTCCTGCACCGAGCCGTTGGCCTCGCGCAGCGCCTCACGGGTCTGCGCGTCCCACACGCCGAGCCGCTTGAGCTCCTGCACCAGGTAGGCGTTGACCTGGAGGAACTCGCCCGACAGCGTCTCGCGCTTGAAGAGGTTGGAGACCTGCGGCTCGATGCACTCGTACACGCCCGCGATGGACGCGATGGTGGCGGTCGGCGCGATGGCGAGGAGCAGGGAGTTGCGCATGCCGGTCGTGGCGATGCGCTCCCGAAGCGCCGCCCAGCGCTCGGGCCACGTCAGCTCGACGCCGTAGTGGTCAGGGTGCAGCACGCCGCGCGCGGTGCGGGTCTTCTCCCAGGCGGGCAGCGGGCCGTTGCGCTCGGCGAGGTCCGCGGACGCCTCGTACGAAGCGAGCATGATCCGCTCGGCGATGCGGGTGGAGAGGGCGCGCGCCTCGGGGGAGTCGAACGGCAGCTTCAGCTGGAAGAAGACGTCCTGGAGGCCCATCGCGCCGAGGCCCACCGGGCGCCACTTGGCGTTGGAGCGCCCGGCCTGCTCGGTCGGGTAGAAGTTGATGTCGACGACGCGGTCGAGGAAGGTGACGGCGGTGCGGACGGTCTCGTCGAGCCGCTCCCAGTCGATGTCGCCGTTCACCACGAAGGCGCCGAGGTTGACCGAGCCGAGGTTGCAGACGGCCGTCTCCCCGTCGTCCGTCACCTCCAGGATCTCCGTGCAGAGGTTGGAGGAGTGCACCGTGTGGCCGGGCTCCGCCGTCTGGTTGGCGGTGCGGTTGGCGGCGTCCTTGAAGGTCATCCAGCCGTTGCCGGTCTGCGCGAGGGTGCGCATCATGCGGCCGTACAGGTCCCGGGCCGGGATGGTCTTCTTCGCGTGCCCCGCGGCCTCGGCCGCGCGGTAGGCGGCGTCGAACTCCTCGCCCCACAGGTCGACGAGCTCGGGCACGTCGGCCGGGGAGAACAGCGACCAGTCCTGGTCGGCGGCGACCCGGCGCATGAACTCGTCGGGGATCCAGTGCGCGAGGTTGAGGTTGTGCGTGCGGCGCGCGTCCTCGCCGGTGTTGTCGCGCAGCTCCAGGAACTCCTCGATGTCGGAGTGCCAGGTCTCCAGGTAGACGGCGGCCGCGCCCTTGCGGCGCCCGCCCTGGTTCACGGCGGCGACCGAGGCGTCGAGGGTCTTCAGGAACGGCACGATGCCGTTGGAGTGCCCGTTCGTACCGCGGATCAGCGAACCCCGCGAGCGGATGCGGGAGTACGAGAGTCCGATCCCGCCCGCGTGCTTGGAGAGCCGCGCGACCTGGTGGTAGCGGTCGTAGATCGAGTCGAGCTCGTCGAGCGGGGAGTCCAGGAGGTAGCAGGAGGACATCTGCGGGTGCCGGGTGCCCGAGTTGAACAGCGTCGGCGAGGACGGCAGGTAGTCCAGGCGGCTCATCAGGCCGTACAGCGCGGCGACCTCGTCGAGCGCGCGGGCGCTGTCGTCTTCGGCGAGACCGGCCGCCACGCGCAGCATGAAGTGCTGCGGGGTCTCGATGACCTGCCGCGTGATGGGGTGGCGCAGGAGGTAGCGGCTGTGCAGGGTGCGCAGGCCGAAGTAGCCGAAGCGGAAGTCCGCGCCGTCCGCGAGCGCGGCGTCCACCAGGGCGTCGAGCCGGGCCGCGTGCTCGGTGACGAAGGACGCCGTGCGGTCGGCGATCAGACCCTCGCGGTGCCCGACGGCGACGGAGTCGGTGAAGGAGCGCACGCCCTGCGTGGCCGCCTCCTCGCGGATGCCGATCGACAGGAGCCTGGCGGCGAGCTTGGAGTACGCCGGGTCCTCGGAGATGAGCCCCGCGGCCGCCTCGGTCGCCAGTTCCCGCAGCTCGGCCACGTCGGCCCTGGCCGACCTGCCGCGCAGCGCGGCGGCCGCGACCCGGCCCGCGTCGGCGTCGGGCAGGTCGGCGGTGAGGTCGGTCAGGGTGCGCAGCAGCGCGGTCCCTGGCCCGTCGGTACCCTCGGCGGTCGGCGTGGACGTCGCTGACGCAGGTTCGGCAGGCGCGATGGTCACGTGGAGCTCTCCCTCGCTCGGCTCTGGGCCAGGGGAGGGAATGGTGCACGGGCGCACCCGGACAGGGCGGCGTACCGCGTCCACCGGCCCACTCCACGAGGCCCGGACGGTCGGCACCCGGGCCGGACGACTCGGGTGCGCTGCCGGCAGGTCCTCGGACTTGCGGGTACGACAAAGACGTACACATACACCGTTGCGGGACAGTTCCGGACTTGCACCGGATTCCCCTGCGACGACAGCGAGCACGAGCATACATCTTGTGCCGGGTTTCTGAAGCAGGCCCACATCTTGTGTCACCGATGGGAGTTGCGTGTAATGCGGGGCGTATTACAATAGGGTCATGACGCCGAAGACCATCAGTTTCCGCCCGGACGCCGAGACGCATCGCGAGCTGGAGAAGCTGGCCGAGGCGCGCGACATCACGGCGTCCGACGCCATAAGGCTCGCCATTCACGAGGCGTACGTGCGGGAGCAGTACCGACGGGCCGCCGCGGAGCTCGACGGCTGGCGCAACGACCCCGCGTACCAGGCGGAGATCGCCGAAGTCCGGGAAGAGATGAACGAACTCCGTGCGTGGTGACCTCTACCGGCTGCGCTCCCGCAAGGGTGCGGTGGGGCACGAGCAGCGCGGTGCCCGGTACGCCGTCGTGCTGCAGACCGAAGCGCTCAACACGTCCACGCTGATCGTCGCGCCGACGTCGACCAGCGCGGCTCCGGGCTTGCTGCACCCCAAGCTGGACATGGAGGGCACCGCGACCGTGGTGCTCGTCGAGCAGATGACCGCAGTGGACCCGGAGCGCCTCGGTGACTTCGCCGGGCGGGTCGAGCCGGACGAGTGGAGCGACATCGAGCGTGCCGTGAAGCTGGTGCTCGGGCTTCTCTGACGCGGGTACGACGACGGGCCGCCGGACACTCCGGCGGCCCGTCACGCGTACGCGGCGGAAGACTCAGTGGCCCGCGCCCGCCGTCGCCTTCGGCAGCTCCGTGGCGACGCCGGGGTCACCGGCGTCCGCCGTGTAGTCCCCGGGCGCGGTCTCGTCGATGCCGTCGGGGGCCTTCAGCGCTTTCAGGACGAAGGTGAGGACCACGGTCACGATCACGTTCAGGACGAACGCGGTGAGGCCGATGTAGCCGATCTCGCCGATGCCCGGGATCGTGTCGGACGAGCCGCCGAAGTGCTTCTGCGTCGGCGAGGCGACGCCGTACGCCGCGAGCGTGCCGTAGACCATGCCGACCGCCCAGCCCGCGAGCAGCGCCCAGCGGTGGAACCAGCGGGTGAACAGGCCGCCGACCAGCGCGGGCATCGTCTGCAGGATCCAGATGCCGCCGAGCAGCTGGAAGTTGATCGCGACGGTCTTGTCCATGGTCAGGACGAAGACCAGCGCGCCCACCTTCACCAGGAGCGAGACCAGCTTGGAGATCTTGGTCTCCTGCTCGGGCGTCGCGTCGGGCTTGAGGAAGTCCTTGTAGATGTTCCTGGTGAAGAGGTTCGCCGCCGCGATGGACATGATGGCGGCGGGGACGAGCGCGCCGATGCCGATCGCGGCGAAGGCGACGCCGGTGAACCAGTCGGGGAACATGTCCTCGAAGAGCTGCGGGATCGCGAGCTGTCCGTTGTCGACCTTGATCCCGGCCGCGATCGCCATGAAGCCGAGGAGCGCGAGCAGCCCCAGCATCAGCGAGTACAGCGGCAGGATCGTGGTGTTGCGGCGGATCACGTCGCGGCTCTTGGAGGAGAGCGTCGCCGTGATCGAGTGCGGATACATGAACAGCGCGAGGGCCGAGCCGAGCGCCAGCGTCGCGTAGGTCCACTGGCCCGCCTCGGGCGGTGCGAGCGCGCCGCGCGGCTTGTCGGTCGCCGGGTTGGTCTGCTCGAAGGCGTGACCGGCCTTGGCGAAGATGTCGTCGAAGCCGCCGAGCTTGATCGGGATGTAGATGATGGCGACGACGATGACGAGGTAGATCAGGCCGTCCTTCACGAACGCGATCAGCGCGGGGGCGCGCAGACCCGAGGAGTACGTGTAGGCGGCGAGCACCGCGAAGGCGATGAGCAGCGGCAGGTCCTTGACGAACCAGTTGGTGTCCGGGCCGCCGCCGACGCCCATCACGTCGAGCACGGCCTGGATGCCGACCAGTTGCAGCGCGATGTACGGCATCGTGGCGAGGATGCCGGTGACCGCGACGGCCAGCGAGAGCCCCTTGGAGCCGAACCGGCCGCGGACGAAGTCCGACGTGGTCACGTACCCGTGCTTGTGCGAGACCGACCACAGGCGCGGCAGGAAGGTGAAGATCAGCGGGTAGACGAGGATCGTGTACGGGACGGCGAAGAAGCCGGCCGCGCCCGCCGCGTAGATCGCCGCGGGGACGGCCACGAAGGTGTACGCCGTGTACAGGTCGCCGCCGAGCAGGAACCAGGTGACCCAGGTGCCGAACGACCGTCCGCCCAGGCCCCATTCGTC contains:
- a CDS encoding type II toxin-antitoxin system PemK/MazF family toxin, giving the protein MRGDLYRLRSRKGAVGHEQRGARYAVVLQTEALNTSTLIVAPTSTSAAPGLLHPKLDMEGTATVVLVEQMTAVDPERLGDFAGRVEPDEWSDIERAVKLVLGLL
- a CDS encoding ribonucleotide-diphosphate reductase subunit beta, which gives rise to MPTTNSEKNLLDPGFELTLRPMRYPDFYERYRDAIKNTWTVEEVDLHSDVADLAKLSPGEQHMIGRLVAFFATGDSIVSNNLVLTLYKHINSPEARLYLSRQLFEEAVHVQFYLTLLDTYLPDPEDRAAAFDAVEEIPSIREKAEFCFKWINEVEKLDRLETQADRRRFLLNLICFAACIEGLFFYGAFAYVYWFRSRGLLHGLATGTNWVFRDETMHMSFAFDVVDTVRKEEPELFDDALQDQVTDMLKEAVEAELQFARDLCGDGLPGMNTDSMREYLQCVADQRLQRLGFAPVYGSENPFSFMELQGVQELTNFFERRPSAYQVAVEGSVSFDDEF
- a CDS encoding CopG family transcriptional regulator — encoded protein: MTPKTISFRPDAETHRELEKLAEARDITASDAIRLAIHEAYVREQYRRAAAELDGWRNDPAYQAEIAEVREEMNELRAW
- a CDS encoding ribonucleoside-diphosphate reductase subunit alpha, producing the protein MTIAPAEPASATSTPTAEGTDGPGTALLRTLTDLTADLPDADAGRVAAAALRGRSARADVAELRELATEAAAGLISEDPAYSKLAARLLSIGIREEAATQGVRSFTDSVAVGHREGLIADRTASFVTEHAARLDALVDAALADGADFRFGYFGLRTLHSRYLLRHPITRQVIETPQHFMLRVAAGLAEDDSARALDEVAALYGLMSRLDYLPSSPTLFNSGTRHPQMSSCYLLDSPLDELDSIYDRYHQVARLSKHAGGIGLSYSRIRSRGSLIRGTNGHSNGIVPFLKTLDASVAAVNQGGRRKGAAAVYLETWHSDIEEFLELRDNTGEDARRTHNLNLAHWIPDEFMRRVAADQDWSLFSPADVPELVDLWGEEFDAAYRAAEAAGHAKKTIPARDLYGRMMRTLAQTGNGWMTFKDAANRTANQTAEPGHTVHSSNLCTEILEVTDDGETAVCNLGSVNLGAFVVNGDIDWERLDETVRTAVTFLDRVVDINFYPTEQAGRSNAKWRPVGLGAMGLQDVFFQLKLPFDSPEARALSTRIAERIMLASYEASADLAERNGPLPAWEKTRTARGVLHPDHYGVELTWPERWAALRERIATTGMRNSLLLAIAPTATIASIAGVYECIEPQVSNLFKRETLSGEFLQVNAYLVQELKRLGVWDAQTREALREANGSVQDFSWIPEEVRALYRTAWEIPQRGLIDMAADRTPFLDQAQSLNLFLETPTIGKLSSMYAYAWQRGLKTTYYLRSRPATRIARAAGGSQATAAAPVPQQVTDPDAVACSLENPESCEACQ
- the mctP gene encoding monocarboxylate uptake permease MctP, producing MNDGVNGVALAVFIFFFVAVTVMGFLAARWRKAETESLDEWGLGGRSFGTWVTWFLLGGDLYTAYTFVAVPAAIYAAGAAGFFAVPYTILVYPLIFTFLPRLWSVSHKHGYVTTSDFVRGRFGSKGLSLAVAVTGILATMPYIALQLVGIQAVLDVMGVGGGPDTNWFVKDLPLLIAFAVLAAYTYSSGLRAPALIAFVKDGLIYLVIVVAIIYIPIKLGGFDDIFAKAGHAFEQTNPATDKPRGALAPPEAGQWTYATLALGSALALFMYPHSITATLSSKSRDVIRRNTTILPLYSLMLGLLALLGFMAIAAGIKVDNGQLAIPQLFEDMFPDWFTGVAFAAIGIGALVPAAIMSIAAANLFTRNIYKDFLKPDATPEQETKISKLVSLLVKVGALVFVLTMDKTVAINFQLLGGIWILQTMPALVGGLFTRWFHRWALLAGWAVGMVYGTLAAYGVASPTQKHFGGSSDTIPGIGEIGYIGLTAFVLNVIVTVVLTFVLKALKAPDGIDETAPGDYTADAGDPGVATELPKATAGAGH